One window of the Streptomyces asoensis genome contains the following:
- a CDS encoding SDR family NAD(P)-dependent oxidoreductase, whose amino-acid sequence MEEDFSGRPGVAFVAGGTGGIGAAAVRTLAARGSAVVFTYRARREAAEALADETKGLVPLPLDLTDETATARAVTATAEAYGGIHTLVYAAGPHVPMRHLSRVTPGEYRAQLEADAVAFFNLAHPALPVLRRSRGSIVAVTTVATRRFPVRDGLSSGAKGAVEAVARALAAEEGRYGVRVNCVAPGMLTDGIAGRLTESGELDDEALAVTRRNIPLRRFGEAADIAEAVSFLASDRAGFITGQALGVDGGYSV is encoded by the coding sequence ATGGAGGAGGACTTCTCCGGTCGGCCGGGGGTGGCGTTCGTCGCGGGCGGCACGGGCGGCATCGGCGCGGCGGCCGTACGGACGCTGGCGGCACGCGGCAGCGCGGTGGTGTTCACCTACCGGGCCCGGCGGGAGGCGGCCGAGGCCCTCGCCGACGAGACGAAGGGACTCGTGCCGCTCCCCCTGGACCTGACCGACGAGACGGCGACGGCCCGGGCGGTGACCGCGACCGCCGAGGCGTACGGCGGCATCCACACGCTCGTGTACGCGGCCGGTCCGCATGTGCCGATGCGGCATCTGAGCCGGGTGACCCCGGGCGAGTACCGGGCCCAACTCGAGGCGGACGCCGTGGCGTTCTTCAATCTCGCCCATCCGGCGCTGCCCGTCCTGCGCCGGAGCCGAGGCAGCATCGTCGCGGTCACCACCGTCGCCACCCGGCGCTTCCCGGTGCGCGACGGACTGTCCTCGGGGGCGAAGGGAGCGGTCGAGGCGGTCGCCCGCGCCCTGGCCGCCGAGGAGGGGCGCTACGGGGTCCGCGTCAACTGCGTCGCGCCCGGCATGCTCACCGACGGCATCGCGGGCCGGCTGACCGAGTCCGGCGAACTGGACGACGAGGCGCTCGCCGTCACCCGGCGGAACATCCCGCTGCGCCGGTTCGGGGAGGCGGCGGACATCGCGGAGGCGGTGTCCTTCCTCGCCTCGGACCGGGCCGGGTTCATCACGGGCCAGGCCCTGGGGGTGGACGGGGGCTACAGCGTGTGA
- a CDS encoding GntR family transcriptional regulator: MKPPGSLRAPRPRLGTPTAPKGSDVPTAEVRERILSGDFGEGLALPPERQPVQQTGPSRATVREAWRSGRDVPSTDVFNSSADTATWWRS; this comes from the coding sequence GTGAAGCCGCCCGGTTCGCTCCGAGCACCCCGCCCCCGTCTCGGCACGCCGACCGCCCCGAAGGGCTCGGACGTGCCGACCGCCGAGGTGCGCGAGCGGATCCTGTCGGGGGATTTCGGCGAGGGCCTGGCGCTGCCCCCGGAACGGCAGCCGGTCCAACAGACGGGACCGAGCCGGGCGACCGTGCGGGAGGCCTGGAGATCCGGCCGGGACGTGCCGTCGACCGATGTCTTCAACTCTTCGGCGGATACGGCTACATGGTGGAGGTCATGA